The Vibrio alginolyticus NBRC 15630 = ATCC 17749 genomic sequence TCTTTTTCGTTAAACACTCTGGGTATGACCTACACGATTCGCAACTGGCACGTCATCCAGTGTTACTTGAGGATCTCGCGACAAACCTTTTAGCAATGTATCGTGCGGTCGAACGGTTAGGGCTAAACAAGCAAGTCACCTCTTTCACTATGTCTGACTTCGGTCGACGGATGATGAGCAACGGAAATGGTACCGATCATGGCTGGGGTGGCCATCAACTATTAATTGGAGGCGCGGTAAATGGGAAACAACCTATCGGTACATGGCCGGAACTAATACTGGGCGGAAACGATGATTACTCTCAAGGCCGACTCATACCCAAAATTGCCGCTGATCAAGTTGGTTCAACACTAGCACAGTGGATGGGCGTGAGTGATAACGCGGCACTGGAATACGTGTTCCCGAACATCCGTAATTTTACTCATTCAAACCTGGGTTTTATGTCGTAAGATATTTTACAGGTAGCTGTAGAACACATCATCAAATAAGGGAGCCTCGCGCTCCCTTACTCATTTTATGTTTGCAAAGTGTCCGTTACACCTCGTCGCGACGGCGTTCGTTACACAGCTTAATGGCACGCTCAAGTAATTCTAACGCGGATTGCTCACATTCAGGCAGAACCGCATCACTTTCGCCAATTGGCGTTACGCGGTCACCCCATTTCAATACTGCCGCACCCCATGTCAAACCTGCACCAAATGCAGCAAGAAGCATATTATCACCTGGGTTAACTCGACCTTGCTCTACCGCTTCACACAATGCAATTGGCACCGTCGCAGCTGAAGTATTGCCATAGTTTTGAATGTTAACAAACGCTTTGTCGTGTGGAATTCCAGACAGGTCACACAAGGTTTGAATAATACGAATATTCGCTTGATGCGGAATCACAACATCGATTTGTTCCGTCGTTAACTGTGATGCTTTCAGTACGGTTTTCGCAGCTAGCCCCATGCCTTTTACTGCACGTTTGAAAATTTCTTGTCCTACAAAGTTGAAATCCCAGTAACCGTTGTCTTCCGCAAAGCGATCCATACAAGTACCAAACTTTGGTACGGACAGAATATCGCGGCCTTTTGCGTCACAACCGATTTGAGACTGTAGTAAACCCGTTTCTTTTTCCGTTCTTGATAACACAACGGCGCCCGCACCATCACCAAATAGAACAGCGGTATCTCGCATTGCCCAATCGATGTAGAAAGACAATCTTTCCGCACCAATAATGATCGCGTTACGATAGTTACCTGATTGAATCAAACGTGTGCCCGTTTCTAGGCCATAGACAAATCCCGTACATGCGGCATTTAAGTCAAAGGCAGCGGCTGCACGAATACCTAGGTTCTGCTGTACCTTAGACGCGATATTTGGAATCAATGAATCTGGTGAACAAGTCGCCACAATGATTAAATCCACGTCTGTTGCATCGACGCCTGCTCGAGCTAATGCATGTTTAGCAGCAACGGTCGCCATGTCTGACGTGTTTACATGACTAATACGGCGGTTTTCGATACCAGTGCGGGTACGAATCCACTCATCGGAAGTATCGAGGAAAGTGCTAAGATCATCGTTAGAGAGCACGGCTGGCGGAACACATTTCCCCCAACCTGTAATTTCAGCGTAGTAATTTGTCATCGCAGACCTATTTATTGTTGTATTTTAATAAAATTTCTTAGAACCTTAGGCTCAAATACAAACCTGCGCTGCGTTATTTCGGCAGGTTAAAAAATAAGTATACAAATAATGAGGCTGACTGGTAAGTCATGTTTTCATCAATACGTAATAAAGGAAGAAGTCATGTCATCGTTTAAAACTCGCTGCCCTTCGTGCGGCGGTCTAAATCGTGTCCCTAATGAGCGCGTTGCCGAATCTGCAACTTGCGGTAAATGTAAAAGTGCACTTTTAGACGGCTCGCCTATCGAAGGTACACAAGATAACTTTTCTGCTCTATTACAAAGTGATATGCCTGTTGTAGTAGATTTTTGGGCCCCATGGTGCAACCCGTGCGTTGGTTTTGCTCCTGTTTTCTCTGATGTTGCTCATGAGCAAGCCGGAACGGCTCGTTTTGTTAAGATTGATACCGAAGCTCAACAACAACTTGCGGCGCAATTTGGTATTCGCAGTATTCCTACCATTATGGTTTTCAAGAATGGTCAACGCGTTGATATGATCAATGGTGCGTTACCTAAAACTCAATTCGATCAATGGTTAAATCAAGCACTTACTAAATAATCTTCCACGCCAACCTTGTTTGTAGGTTGGCGTTTTTATGCAACTTATCAACCTATCTAGTTAACAAATATTATTTGTCGAAACGACTTAAATTTATCATTTTACTTGCCTAACTATTAGCCTCATATTCGCGCCGAATAACCCTTAGATTTCATTTAACTTATAGGCGCAAAACAGTGGAAAACACAGTCGTTCCTGCAGCATCACCACGAGTTACAGTTCCAGTCGTCGCACTGTCTCTTTATGCGGTGGCTTCGGGCTATTTAATGAGCTTGATCCCTCTCATGCTCGGTGAATACAACATCTCAGCAGATTACGCGAGTTGGTTGGCGAGTGTGTTTTATGGCGGCTTATTAACCGGTGCTATTTTTATTGAACGTATCGTACGTCAAGTTGGTCACCGTAACGCGTTTATTGGTTGCTTGGCCGTATTTTCGCTAACTATCGTCACACTACCCGTGTTTGCTAACGGATTGATGTGGCTTGCCGCTCGCTTTATTGCGGGTATCGCGGTTGCTGGTGTTTTTGTCATTGTTGAATCTTGGCTAATGTCTGGAGACGAAGCATCGCGTGCGAGACGTTTGAGCTTGTACATGCTATCGCTTTATGGTGGTTCAGCATTAGGCCAGTTTGGTATTGGCGTGCTTGGCGTAAGTGGCGGCGTTCCGTTTATTGCGATCACGACGTTGATCCTAATGGCGATGCTGGTGCTAATGTTCATTGAGTGTGAGCAGCCAAACAGCCATGAATCAACCGCTTTATCATTTAAGCAAATTGCCAAACTAAACCATGCAGCAATTATTGGTTGTGTTGTTTCAGGTTTGACCTTAGGTGCGATCTACGGATTAATGCCAGTTGAGTTAACTAACCGTAAAATTAGCCATCAAGACATTGGTACATTGATGGCGCTAGTGATTCTAGGTGGCATGCTAGTTCAACCAATGGTGACCGCGTTAAACAAATACATGAGCCGCACAGTGCTAATGGCGTTTTTCTGTATTTTGGGTATTTTTTCGATCGGTATGACGTTTATTTCCTCGTCAGCCGTGGTATTGGCTGCTGCATTATTCTTTTTAGGTGCAGCTACTTTTGCCTTGTACCCGATTGCAATCAACTTAGGTTGCGAAGGACTTGATGAACGCTTTATTGTCTCTGCGACACAAGTCATGCTGTTTAGCTACAGCATCGGCTCTGTTGCTGGTCCTGTTGTCGCTGATAAATTTATGGGCCAAGAACACGGCTTGCTAGGCTACTTGTTTGCCGCTTTGGTTGCGACGGGCGTATACATGCTACTTGCTGCGAGCAAAACCAAGCAGCGTATGGCCGCTGGCCTCTAACCACGCCGCTTCTACTCAACGAAAACGAGGGCATGTCGCCCTCGTTTTTTTATTCTTCGCATTTTTGTTTAGATAAACGCTTGTGACGGTTTGACGCGTTCGCTGCAGGCTTTTCCGGTACCATTCGCTTTTCATGAAGCAAATGACGAACCGCCAAGATGGGATGTTTCAGTAACATTCTGGGGCCAGAGTAACGCATGACCAAACGCATTTGTTCTTTCGGCTCTGGTTTGTAGCAGTGAATCGGACATTTATTACACGTCGGTTTATTCTCTCCATAAGGACAGCGGTCGAGGCGCACTTCTGCGTATTCAAGCAGCTCACGACATTCTGAGCATAAGTCACGTTTTGTTCCATGATGGTCATGACAGTAAACCTCTACCATGGCTTTTACTGTCTTAAATTCAGTGGCGAGTTTGCCAAGTAAAATATCGCTCATGCGCTATCCAAAAATCACAACATCATTGTGTAAAGTTCTAACGTGCGGCCATTATCATATTGCTGCTCAACTCGTTCAAACTCAAAGCCCAGTTTTTTGAGCAAACTTATACTACGAATATTGTCATTGTTGGTGATGGCAACCAAATTATCGAGTTTCATTTCCTCTCTAGCGTATTCCAGCACTGCGGTTGCAGACTCCGTTCCGTAGCCGTAGCCATAAGCGGAAGGTAAAAATCCATATCCGAGATCATAGTGTTGTAATGTGTCACGTTTAACCAACCCACAAATCCCGATGGGTTGCCCATCTTCTTTCTTCTCTACAACGAGTAAACTCACGCCTTTAATTTGTTGCATGCGTAGCATGTTTTCTTTTATGTAACGCGCCGCTTCATATTCGGTACGAATTTGTTTGTCTCCGACAAAACGGTAGAAGTCTGGGTGGTTATAAAGTTCTAGTATAAATGGTGCATCATCTACACTCACAAGACGCAGTATCAAACGTTCGGTGTACAGTGTTTTCATTTGGGCTCCATTAAAACGCGATAGATGATTGGACATAGGAACGTACTTGAATTTTGCGACCGATACCGGCGCTTATTTAGTTGTAACTTGATAAAAAAGTAACTATCCTGCCTCGCTAAATTAAAGGACCACCACCATGAACCGCAAGAAGAAAATCAATCAGATCTTGAAAGCGAAGCAGAAGAAGCATAATGCTAAGCTACATAAGAGCAATAAGCCGCGTTATATCTCCAAAGCTGAACGCGCGAAAATGGAAGCTGAAGAACAAAACCAAGCTTCAGAACACACGGAAAACGTTGTAGACACAGCGCAGACAGATCAAGCCTAAAAGAAAAGCCGCTTCAAGCGGCTTTTTTGATATTCGGAGATAGTTAGCTTTAGTATTCGACACTGTAGTTCAGTGTGAATGTGCGACCTCTTCCTTTGTAGTCGTACGCTGCAGCATCGTAGTGTGCTGCATAAAGAATCTGCGCACGTTGTCCCCAAGCGGTTGTGTAGTCTTCGTCAAATAGGTTTTGAATACCAAAACCTAACTGCCCGATAGGTAGTGTTACGTTACCAAGAAGATCAAACGTAGTGTATCCATCTAGTTTATTGTTTGCGTCATCTTCGTAATCAAACATCGTCTGGCTTTGTAAACGTACTGAATAGCCATCCTGATAGTAAGCCGCCCACGCGTTCGCTTTTGATGTACTTGCTTTACCCGCGCTTAGATCTTCCCACTTACCGTTGGTTTTCAGCTCAGAAACCACATAGTGACCTGATGCACCTAACAAAATATCACGGTTTACCCAGTAGTTAATGTTTGCTTCGGCACCGTATACACGTTGCTCGTCATCAACATTGGTGATTAGGAGCGTCTTCTTGTCATACTTGATTGAGTTATCCGAAACCGAGTAGTAACCCGCCGCTTGCAGTGCGACAGTATCCGTATCTAATCGGTAACCAATTTCATAGCTGTCCGTTTTGATGCCCGACATTTTTGAGTCAGATACATTAATGCTATTGTTCAACGCGTAGTGACCATTTGCATCCGCGGCATCGTAGCTACCTTGGCCGTAGTACTTTGCAGGATCAGCGAGTTCGAAACCTTGAGAGAAGTTCGCCCAAAGCTGAGATTCATCGTTAAGCTGATAAATAGTGCCCAAATTAAATAAGCTCACAGAGTAGTCAGTGCTGCCACCTGGTACCGCATCCGCTGATACACCATTACCCGATGCGATCTTCTTTTGTATACTATAGGCAACAAAATCATCAATCTTATTGTCCATGTATTGGTAGCGGTAGCCTGCTTGTACTGACCAATCTTGATTGATTTGGTAATCCCCTTGGACAAATATTGCGTAAGACGCCACATCAACATCTGGGTAACGCCCCACTTCGGCATAGGTTCGATTAATTAAGTTCCCAGAGCTGTTCGCAATGGTTGGATCGAACAGAGCCTGGTTACTTTCAAAACGGTCTAAGTACGCATCGACACCATAAACAAGTTTGAATGACTCCCAGCTTTTAGCTAACGCTAAGCGCCCAGCAAAAACTTCTGTTTTTTGTTGAGAGGCACTTTGGTAATAAGGAGTAAAGGTTTGGTCTTCACTACGGTAAGATAACTCGCCTATCAGTTGATGACCGAATACGCTGTCGTGAGCGTAGTTCGCACTTAAGAAAACTCGCTCTGTACCATGTTCACGGTCGGAATCGAACCCCTCTCGTACATCTACAAATTTATTGTTAACAATGTACAAACCGTATGGCGAATCTTGCTGGCTGTCATAGTATTGTGCGACAAGGTTTAACTTGCCGGCATCGGAGATTTGAATCTCGGTCGATCCCATAACATCGAGCGTTGAATTATACTGCAAGGAGCCCTGTGAAATGTCTGGGGTGACAATGTCGCCATTTGCGTCAAATGCACCTTGTGTCTCGGTGTACACAACCGAACCTCTAGCGGTAATTCGCTCATTACCACCCGAGATAGACTGAGCGAGTTTGTAATCAAAGTCATCGCTGCTATTAAAGCCTGTAGTGCCACTCACGTAGGATTCAAACGACAAGTCATCCGAGTACGCTTTCTTGGTGATAATGTTAATAACACCACCAGTAGCGCCTGCACCATAAATGGAGGTTGCACCAGATAGTACTTCAATTCGCTCGATGTTGAATGGGTCTATTGCGTCTAACTGACGACTAATCGGGCGAGAAGACTGTAACGAGACACCATCAATCATTACCAACATTGCTCTACCGCGAAGGTTCTGACCATAATTAGTTCGACCACCGGTGCCGACGTCTAAAGAAGGGATGGTTGCAGATAGAATATCACCCAGTGTCTTGCCCGCACGATATTGCTGAGCAATCTCTTCTTGGCCAACAAACCAAACCGTTCCTGGAATATCGGAGATCGATTTCGGCATCACACTGCCTACAACAACCAATTGCTCATCGCTCGGAGTCGATGTTTGTTGAAGATCTTCTGCTGCTATTGAGCTAACTGCGTATCCACTGCTCATCGCAAGTACGATGAGATTGAAAGAAAACGTCCTTTTCATCATTGTATTTATCTTTTTGTTGTCAACAAGAGCATGCAATGATACTTATTCTCACTCTCAAATCGAGCACTGTTACACAAGTTAAATAAATGTTAATTAAGAACCTTCTTGCTCATAAGTTGTCGATTTTCCTCTAAACGAGGACAATCTGCACAAAGCTTTCTGCCTTCACACTTATAGACTAAACAACAACTTTTTCTTACTAACTTTAGCGGCTGATCAGATCCCGTCTCATGAAGTGAGCGGCTATTATCAACATCCAAACCCATTGCGCTTAGCCACAAGACCGCATGCTCCTGAAGTGTCGAGTTAGTCATTTGCGGAAAGCGCTGTTGGAGACGAATTAAACAAGCCATGATTCCGTCCGACATCAATTGATGGGTGAAGCCAGGACGAATGCGTGTCCATTGACTCATCTCTTGTTGATAGAAGTCGAACAGTTCTCGGATTTGACGCCCCGCCTCTTTTATCAACGCTTCTGGCTCGCCATGTATATGCGCTTCGTCGGCGAATCGGTACCCAGAAACAAAACAAGGTTTGAGGTGCTGCGCTATCTCGCGAATGTTTGGCAACGTGTGGTAACCGTAAATAGAGATGAATGCGACATAAACTGGCTGCCAACAAAGTAAATCCCACGTTCTTGTCAACCAATATGCTTTTCCCGCTTCCGGATGAGCCTCCGAGATTTGCTGGTAAAGGCCTTGGATGATCGGGTTGATATCATTCTCGATATGGATAGCTTCTTGCCCTATCTCGCCGATATCACCGTGTAGGTAAGGTGTAATCTCACTCGAAGTTTGAAACAGTTGCGGGAAAAATTGCTCAGACATGATGGCTTATTGTTGGTGTAGTCATTCTGACACCTTTATACCCAAGCACCAATCGTAATGCAAACTATTATCCTTTGCGTTTTCATAACAAAGAAGCACTCTTAGGGTTAGTTATGAATGTATTTCCGAGTTCTGTGAAGCTGTAAGGTCTGGTTACGTATGCGATGAATAGCAACAAACTCTTAAACCTCTTCGCATTTAACGCTCACATGATCGCAAAAATACACAGCATAAAAACACCCTGATAAAACTGTGTTAACAGTTTCCCTGTGTAGCGTGAGTTATTGCCAATAATTGAATATTGCTGTTTCTTATCCAGCGGATTGTGAACAACATGAAGTATTTTCTTTCTGAATATCGAGACAATACAAAGAGGTAATTTGGCTATGTAGCCCTCTGTTTTGAATAAGGAAATCCACATGTTGTATCTTGAGTTTCTATTTTTGCTCGTGATGCTGTATATCGGCTCACGTTATGGTGGTATCGGCCTTGGGGTCGTATCCGGAATTGGCTTGGTGATTGAAGTCTTCATCTTTAAGATGCCGCCAACCTCTCCTCCTGTCACCGTTATGTTGATCATTTTAGCGGTGGTAACATGTGCTTCCATTCTTGAAGCCGCCGGCGGTTTGAAATACATGCTGCAAGTTGCCGAGCGTGTGCTTCGTAAGAACCCAAAACGCGTCACCCTTATTGCTCCGTTCGTGACTTACTTTATGACCTTCCTACTTGGTACAGGTCACGCGGTTTACTCTATCATGCCAATCATTGGCGACGTTGCGCTTAAAAACGGCATTCGTCCAGAGCGTCCTATGGCTGCCGCTTCTGTCGCGTCTCAAATCGCAATCACAGCCTCGCCAATTTCAGCGGCCGTAGTTTACTACTTGGCGCAACTCTCTGATATTCAACACGAGATCACTCTGCTCTCAATTTTGCTCGTTACTGTGCCTGCAACCTTATTCGGTACGTTGTTGATGTCACTTTACAGCCTAAAGCGTGGTAAAGAGCTAGACGACGATAAAGAATACCAAGAGCGTTTGAAAGATCCTGTGTGGCGCGAAAAGATCCTCAACACAACTGCAACGTCTCTTGATGAAGTACTACCAACAAGTGCTCGTAACTCTGTATTGCTGTTCATTGCTTCTATCTTGGTTATCGTCGTTATCGCGATGTGGCCAGACATTCGTACCATCGTAGATGGCTCGAAGCCAATCAGCATGGCAGTTGTGATTCAAATGATGATGCTCTGCTTCGGCGGTATCATTTTGCTTGCGACCAAAACTGACCCGCGTGACGTACCAAATGGGGTGGTATTTAAATCTGGTATGGTGGCGGCGATTGCTATCTTCGGTATTGCATGGATGTCAGATACCTACTTTCAGTACGCTATGCCTCAATTTAAATCTGGCATCGTAGAGATGGTAACCAACTATCCTTGGACATTCGCGCTTGCGTTATTCATTGTGTCGGTTGTGGTGAACTCTCAAGCTGCAACGGCTCGCATGATGCTGCCTGTTGGTCTCGGCTTAGGTTTGGAACCTGCGCTGCTTATCGGCTTGATGCCAGCGGTATATGGCTACTTCTTTATTCCCAACTACCCTTCAGATATCGCGACTGTGAACTTCGATACCTCGGGCACAACTAAGATTGGTAAGTGGTACTTCAACCACTCATTCATGTCTGTGGGCTTAATCGGCGTGATTGGTGCATGTTGCTTGGGTTACTTGCTAGGGCAAATGATCATTCCTTCGTAACTAGCCAAATCAACGATAAATTAGAGGCGAGTCATTGTACGTTTTCGTACAGCCTGAGTGACTCGCCTTTCTTTATTGCACTATTAACTACAGCAAGAAATCGTCATCAATCGCGACAAAATTGTCGGCACAATCAATCAGAGTTTGAGATGTAAGTTTAGGTACACCATAAACGGTCACCGTTTTATTGAAGCGCTGCTGAATTCTCTCTACTAGCAGACTAAAGTCTCCATCTCCCGAAACTAGAATCACTTCCTCAACTTCGGGAGCAATTTCAATTGCATCGAGAGTAATACCCACATCCCAATCGCCTTTCGAGCTGCCATCACGACGCTGGATGTAGGGTTTAAGCATCACCTCAAATCCAACACCGCGTAAAATGTGATGAAACTGACGTTGTTTTGGATCGTTACTCGCGATGGCATAAGCACGAGCACTTACCACCT encodes the following:
- a CDS encoding ketoacyl-ACP synthase III, translating into MTNYYAEITGWGKCVPPAVLSNDDLSTFLDTSDEWIRTRTGIENRRISHVNTSDMATVAAKHALARAGVDATDVDLIIVATCSPDSLIPNIASKVQQNLGIRAAAAFDLNAACTGFVYGLETGTRLIQSGNYRNAIIIGAERLSFYIDWAMRDTAVLFGDGAGAVVLSRTEKETGLLQSQIGCDAKGRDILSVPKFGTCMDRFAEDNGYWDFNFVGQEIFKRAVKGMGLAAKTVLKASQLTTEQIDVVIPHQANIRIIQTLCDLSGIPHDKAFVNIQNYGNTSAATVPIALCEAVEQGRVNPGDNMLLAAFGAGLTWGAAVLKWGDRVTPIGESDAVLPECEQSALELLERAIKLCNERRRDEV
- the trxC gene encoding thioredoxin TrxC, whose amino-acid sequence is MSSFKTRCPSCGGLNRVPNERVAESATCGKCKSALLDGSPIEGTQDNFSALLQSDMPVVVDFWAPWCNPCVGFAPVFSDVAHEQAGTARFVKIDTEAQQQLAAQFGIRSIPTIMVFKNGQRVDMINGALPKTQFDQWLNQALTK
- a CDS encoding MFS transporter, with protein sequence MENTVVPAASPRVTVPVVALSLYAVASGYLMSLIPLMLGEYNISADYASWLASVFYGGLLTGAIFIERIVRQVGHRNAFIGCLAVFSLTIVTLPVFANGLMWLAARFIAGIAVAGVFVIVESWLMSGDEASRARRLSLYMLSLYGGSALGQFGIGVLGVSGGVPFIAITTLILMAMLVLMFIECEQPNSHESTALSFKQIAKLNHAAIIGCVVSGLTLGAIYGLMPVELTNRKISHQDIGTLMALVILGGMLVQPMVTALNKYMSRTVLMAFFCILGIFSIGMTFISSSAVVLAAALFFLGAATFALYPIAINLGCEGLDERFIVSATQVMLFSYSIGSVAGPVVADKFMGQEHGLLGYLFAALVATGVYMLLAASKTKQRMAAGL
- a CDS encoding nitrous oxide-stimulated promoter family protein — translated: MSDILLGKLATEFKTVKAMVEVYCHDHHGTKRDLCSECRELLEYAEVRLDRCPYGENKPTCNKCPIHCYKPEPKEQMRLVMRYSGPRMLLKHPILAVRHLLHEKRMVPEKPAANASNRHKRLSKQKCEE
- a CDS encoding GNAT family N-acetyltransferase, whose amino-acid sequence is MKTLYTERLILRLVSVDDAPFILELYNHPDFYRFVGDKQIRTEYEAARYIKENMLRMQQIKGVSLLVVEKKEDGQPIGICGLVKRDTLQHYDLGYGFLPSAYGYGYGTESATAVLEYAREEMKLDNLVAITNNDNIRSISLLKKLGFEFERVEQQYDNGRTLELYTMML
- a CDS encoding DUF2986 domain-containing protein, translating into MNRKKKINQILKAKQKKHNAKLHKSNKPRYISKAERAKMEAEEQNQASEHTENVVDTAQTDQA
- a CDS encoding TonB-dependent receptor, which gives rise to MMKRTFSFNLIVLAMSSGYAVSSIAAEDLQQTSTPSDEQLVVVGSVMPKSISDIPGTVWFVGQEEIAQQYRAGKTLGDILSATIPSLDVGTGGRTNYGQNLRGRAMLVMIDGVSLQSSRPISRQLDAIDPFNIERIEVLSGATSIYGAGATGGVINIITKKAYSDDLSFESYVSGTTGFNSSDDFDYKLAQSISGGNERITARGSVVYTETQGAFDANGDIVTPDISQGSLQYNSTLDVMGSTEIQISDAGKLNLVAQYYDSQQDSPYGLYIVNNKFVDVREGFDSDREHGTERVFLSANYAHDSVFGHQLIGELSYRSEDQTFTPYYQSASQQKTEVFAGRLALAKSWESFKLVYGVDAYLDRFESNQALFDPTIANSSGNLINRTYAEVGRYPDVDVASYAIFVQGDYQINQDWSVQAGYRYQYMDNKIDDFVAYSIQKKIASGNGVSADAVPGGSTDYSVSLFNLGTIYQLNDESQLWANFSQGFELADPAKYYGQGSYDAADANGHYALNNSINVSDSKMSGIKTDSYEIGYRLDTDTVALQAAGYYSVSDNSIKYDKKTLLITNVDDEQRVYGAEANINYWVNRDILLGASGHYVVSELKTNGKWEDLSAGKASTSKANAWAAYYQDGYSVRLQSQTMFDYEDDANNKLDGYTTFDLLGNVTLPIGQLGFGIQNLFDEDYTTAWGQRAQILYAAHYDAAAYDYKGRGRTFTLNYSVEY
- a CDS encoding siderophore ferric iron reductase, yielding MSEQFFPQLFQTSSEITPYLHGDIGEIGQEAIHIENDINPIIQGLYQQISEAHPEAGKAYWLTRTWDLLCWQPVYVAFISIYGYHTLPNIREIAQHLKPCFVSGYRFADEAHIHGEPEALIKEAGRQIRELFDFYQQEMSQWTRIRPGFTHQLMSDGIMACLIRLQQRFPQMTNSTLQEHAVLWLSAMGLDVDNSRSLHETGSDQPLKLVRKSCCLVYKCEGRKLCADCPRLEENRQLMSKKVLN
- a CDS encoding anaerobic C4-dicarboxylate transporter, with translation MLYLEFLFLLVMLYIGSRYGGIGLGVVSGIGLVIEVFIFKMPPTSPPVTVMLIILAVVTCASILEAAGGLKYMLQVAERVLRKNPKRVTLIAPFVTYFMTFLLGTGHAVYSIMPIIGDVALKNGIRPERPMAAASVASQIAITASPISAAVVYYLAQLSDIQHEITLLSILLVTVPATLFGTLLMSLYSLKRGKELDDDKEYQERLKDPVWREKILNTTATSLDEVLPTSARNSVLLFIASILVIVVIAMWPDIRTIVDGSKPISMAVVIQMMMLCFGGIILLATKTDPRDVPNGVVFKSGMVAAIAIFGIAWMSDTYFQYAMPQFKSGIVEMVTNYPWTFALALFIVSVVVNSQAATARMMLPVGLGLGLEPALLIGLMPAVYGYFFIPNYPSDIATVNFDTSGTTKIGKWYFNHSFMSVGLIGVIGACCLGYLLGQMIIPS
- a CDS encoding LabA-like NYN domain-containing protein, which translates into the protein MSSESKQKIAILVDVQNVYYTCREAYRSNFDYNQFWYVATQGKEVVSARAYAIASNDPKQRQFHHILRGVGFEVMLKPYIQRRDGSSKGDWDVGITLDAIEIAPEVEEVILVSGDGDFSLLVERIQQRFNKTVTVYGVPKLTSQTLIDCADNFVAIDDDFLL